A part of Aspergillus oryzae RIB40 DNA, chromosome 7 genomic DNA contains:
- a CDS encoding uncharacterized protein (predicted protein) gives MTTTPTLDNVLAKPADLCCLKGAIHSGEPTGSITQIEGIDTYIARTHPERSNGNVILFFPDAFGLHINSFLMMDAFAECGYLTLGVDYFLGDSVTKYCARPLSDPKFDFEGWKTRHLRASEEVAAKWVNGVKAQYGATDDVKFACVGYWGVLHAAQLGAKD, from the exons ATGACAACAACCCCTACTCTGGACAACGTACTAGCAAAGCCCGCCGACCTCTGCTGCCTGAAAGGCGCCATTCACAGCGGAGAGCCGACCGGGTCAATTACGCAGATTGAGGGCATCGACACCTACATCGCCCGGACTCACCCAGAGAGATCCAACGGCAATgtgatcctcttcttcccggaCGCGTTCGGTCTCCATATCAACAGCTTCCTGATGATGGACGCCTTCGCCGAGTGCGGCTATCTGACGCTCGGCGTTGACTATTTCCTCGGG GATTCTGTAACAAAGTACTGCGCGAGACCATTGAGTGACCCCAAGTTCGATTTTGAAGGTTGGAAAACTCGACATCTCAGGGCCTCGGAAGAGGTTGCTGCGAAATGGGTAAATGGCGTCAAGGCGCAATACGGCGCAACCGACGACGTCAAATTCGCTTGTGTGGGATATTGGGGGGTGCTACACGCTGCTCAGCTGGGAGCAAAAGACTAA